A genomic window from Micromonospora violae includes:
- the arsB gene encoding ACR3 family arsenite efflux transporter — MSTRTTLHTDPGENAVVGRLSRLDQFLPVWIGLAMIVGLFLGRLIPGLNSALDAVQIGGISLPIAIGLLIMMYPVLAKVRYDRLDTVTGDRRLLISSLVLNWLVGPAVMFALAWIFLADQPAYRTGLIIVGLARCIAMVIIWNDLACGDREAAAVLVALNSVFQVVAFGVLGWFYLSVLPQWLGLSGAELNVSAWDIAGNVLIFLGIPLLAGYLTRRLGERAKGRAWYEARFLPRIGPAALYGLLFTIVILFALQGDAITSRPLDVVRIALPLLVYFALMWAGSYALGRAIGLGYQRTTTLAFTAAGNNFELAIAVAIGTFGVTSGQALAGVVGPLIEVPVLVGLVYVSLWARHRFFTSTNSATS; from the coding sequence GTGAGCACCCGCACCACCCTCCACACCGACCCCGGCGAGAACGCCGTCGTCGGCCGCCTGTCCCGACTCGACCAGTTCCTCCCGGTGTGGATCGGGTTGGCCATGATCGTCGGACTCTTCCTGGGCCGCCTCATCCCGGGCCTGAATAGCGCCCTGGACGCGGTGCAGATCGGCGGGATCTCCCTGCCCATCGCGATCGGCCTGCTGATCATGATGTACCCGGTGTTGGCGAAGGTCCGCTACGACCGGCTCGACACCGTCACCGGCGACCGCCGGCTGCTGATCTCCTCGCTGGTCCTCAACTGGCTCGTCGGCCCCGCCGTAATGTTCGCCCTGGCCTGGATCTTCCTGGCCGACCAACCCGCCTACCGCACCGGGCTGATCATCGTCGGCCTGGCCCGGTGCATCGCCATGGTCATCATTTGGAACGACCTCGCCTGTGGTGATCGGGAGGCCGCCGCCGTCCTGGTCGCCCTCAACTCGGTCTTCCAGGTCGTCGCCTTCGGCGTGCTCGGCTGGTTCTACCTGTCCGTGCTCCCCCAGTGGCTGGGGCTCTCCGGGGCTGAGCTCAACGTGTCAGCGTGGGACATCGCCGGGAACGTGCTCATCTTCCTCGGCATCCCACTGCTCGCCGGCTACCTCACCCGCCGCCTCGGCGAACGCGCCAAGGGCCGCGCCTGGTACGAGGCCCGCTTCCTGCCCCGCATCGGCCCGGCCGCCCTCTACGGGCTGCTGTTCACGATCGTGATCCTGTTCGCCCTGCAAGGCGACGCCATCACCAGCCGACCCCTGGACGTCGTCCGCATCGCCCTGCCCCTGCTTGTGTACTTCGCCCTCATGTGGGCCGGCTCCTATGCCCTCGGACGCGCCATCGGCCTCGGCTACCAACGCACCACCACGCTGGCGTTCACCGCTGCCGGGAACAACTTCGAACTCGCCATCGCCGTGGCGATCGGCACCTTCGGAGTCACCTCCGGCCAAGCCCTAGCCGGGGTCGTCGGCCCGTTGATCGAGGTGCCCGTCCTGGTCGGACTGGTCTACGTCTCGCTGTGGGCGCGCCATCGCTTCTTCACCTCCACGAACTCCGCAACCTCGTAA
- a CDS encoding GNAT family N-acetyltransferase, with amino-acid sequence MGGEKITVRPAVLADVGSLVRMRESNAEAHLVLDPQVYRIPETEAVVRHFSAVLTEDTTRHAVLVAEVAGRLVGMVEVVRNPDPPDHQILRPEPSAQIHTVVTDEARNQGIGSMLLEAAEDWAAAQGIGYLSAGIHHRNAGAVRFYGRHGYADSGRLLGRRVTA; translated from the coding sequence ATGGGAGGCGAGAAGATCACGGTGCGACCGGCAGTTCTGGCCGACGTCGGGTCGCTCGTACGGATGCGTGAGTCAAACGCTGAGGCGCATCTCGTCCTAGATCCGCAGGTCTACCGCATACCGGAGACGGAAGCGGTGGTGCGCCACTTCTCGGCGGTGCTGACCGAGGACACGACACGGCATGCCGTGTTGGTCGCGGAGGTCGCCGGCCGGCTGGTCGGCATGGTCGAGGTGGTACGCAACCCGGACCCGCCGGACCATCAGATCCTGCGGCCTGAGCCCTCGGCGCAGATCCACACGGTGGTAACGGATGAGGCGCGGAACCAAGGGATCGGTTCGATGTTGCTCGAGGCGGCGGAGGATTGGGCTGCGGCCCAAGGGATTGGCTATCTGTCCGCCGGGATCCATCACCGGAACGCTGGCGCCGTGCGGTTCTATGGTCGGCACGGGTATGCGGATTCGGGTCGACTCTTGGGTAGGAGGGTCACTGCATGA
- a CDS encoding ArsR/SmtB family transcription factor: MDEPTPSQVTPPATATPAGPSGLAPDTQEFLKALGSPTRQRIMMLFAQGAELSVGHVAERVGISQATASQQLTLLRRGRVVTSRRDGKTVYYRADRDGAQAALAELQSYLKTCC, translated from the coding sequence ATGGATGAGCCCACGCCCTCGCAGGTGACCCCGCCCGCGACGGCGACTCCCGCGGGCCCGAGCGGGCTGGCACCGGACACGCAGGAGTTCCTCAAGGCGCTGGGCAGTCCCACCCGCCAGCGGATCATGATGCTGTTCGCCCAGGGCGCCGAGTTGTCCGTCGGGCACGTCGCCGAGCGCGTCGGGATCAGCCAGGCGACCGCGTCGCAGCAGTTGACCCTGCTACGTCGAGGGCGGGTCGTGACCTCGCGGCGTGACGGCAAGACGGTCTACTACCGGGCGGACCGCGACGGCGCCCAGGCAGCGCTGGCTGAGCTGCAGTCCTACCTCAAGACCTGCTGCTAA
- a CDS encoding flavin-containing monooxygenase has protein sequence MTIPGVPVIIVGGGQSGLAAARAVLAAGLRPVVLEAGAEPVGSWPDYYDNLTLFSPARFSALPDLAFDGGDPQRYPTRDEVVAYLRRYASSIDAEIRTGVRVAAVRQRPGSGYLVRTDGGDEVAAAGVIAASGSFGNPHLPALPGLGDYTGEVRHVAQYRRPDPYADKRVIVVGAGNSAVQVAHELAPIARVTLATRAPIQFVPQRIRGRDLHHWLDATGADRLPRAVLTRLIRHAAVLDTGVYRDAIARGLLNRRDMVTAFTPEGVRWPDGTSEPVDAVIFATGYRPDLGYLAALGALTADGMPAHVGGISTTHPALAYLGLEFQRSFSSNTLRGVGRDATHVATALAERLPGPRRRPGLRPRRPVRR, from the coding sequence GTGACCATCCCTGGAGTACCCGTGATCATCGTCGGCGGCGGCCAGTCCGGCCTGGCCGCCGCGCGGGCCGTTCTGGCTGCCGGCCTGCGCCCCGTCGTCCTGGAGGCAGGCGCCGAGCCGGTTGGTTCGTGGCCGGACTACTACGACAACCTGACGCTGTTCTCCCCTGCCCGCTTCAGCGCCTTGCCGGACCTGGCGTTCGACGGGGGCGATCCGCAGCGGTACCCGACACGCGACGAGGTCGTCGCCTACCTGCGCCGCTACGCGAGCAGCATCGACGCCGAGATCCGCACCGGCGTCCGTGTCGCCGCCGTGCGTCAACGCCCAGGTAGCGGTTACCTGGTCCGTACCGACGGCGGTGACGAGGTCGCGGCGGCGGGTGTCATCGCGGCCAGCGGTTCGTTCGGAAATCCGCACCTGCCGGCGCTGCCTGGTCTCGGCGACTACACCGGCGAGGTGCGGCACGTCGCGCAGTACCGCAGGCCCGACCCGTACGCCGACAAACGGGTCATCGTGGTCGGCGCCGGGAACTCCGCCGTCCAGGTCGCCCACGAACTGGCGCCGATCGCCCGGGTCACCCTGGCCACCCGGGCGCCGATCCAATTCGTGCCGCAGCGCATCCGAGGCCGGGACCTGCACCACTGGCTGGATGCCACCGGGGCGGACCGCCTCCCGCGCGCGGTACTCACCCGCCTGATCCGTCATGCCGCGGTGCTCGACACCGGCGTCTACCGCGACGCCATCGCCCGCGGCCTGCTCAACCGCCGGGACATGGTCACCGCCTTCACCCCCGAGGGCGTCAGGTGGCCCGACGGCACGTCCGAGCCGGTCGACGCGGTGATCTTCGCGACCGGCTACCGGCCGGACCTCGGATACCTCGCCGCGCTCGGCGCCCTCACGGCTGACGGCATGCCCGCACACGTCGGTGGGATCTCCACCACCCACCCCGCGCTGGCCTACCTGGGGCTGGAGTTCCAACGCTCGTTCTCGTCGAACACCCTGCGCGGCGTCGGCCGCGACGCCACCCACGTCGCCACCGCCCTGGCCGAGCGCCTACCCGGCCCACGTCGCCGGCCAGGCCTCAGGCCACGGCGGCCGGTTCGACGCTGA
- a CDS encoding M28 family metallopeptidase, producing the protein MSSESAAHLHAILPLVSAERMSATVSALAADDCTGRRVGTAGGAAARSWLVAHLCGLGAAVDTDDFPVRAVPEVYTTPTVVWGEDATSTRLTFGREVAVHPASTDTLQTRRGPLGVAGSGDPSGRWLVVPTGVNPLDAARAAQGAAGLLVSRAVDADGWQYTVLAGPDPGPLPILTLNASTHHAMLVAATTGEGWCSANTPLRRRDVTGTNIHARFAAAAPDGIEVLLTAHYDGVGDHPGLRQPGASDNASGVAVILEAARILTADRPAGVGLAVALLDAEEVGALGSAHHSQQLHAGDVRPLVINVDGAGLLDQAATVEAGGPAHALLALLDQAGRHTGLALAAGPVASDNRRYATAGLAAVGIGAGMGGYHSPADTPDRVDPHTLDAIARLVVATVCLAASAPDTVSSPIGDKR; encoded by the coding sequence ATGAGCTCGGAATCGGCCGCCCACCTGCACGCGATCCTGCCCCTGGTGTCAGCCGAGCGGATGTCCGCCACGGTCTCCGCTCTCGCCGCGGATGACTGCACCGGCCGGCGGGTCGGCACGGCCGGCGGTGCCGCCGCCCGCAGTTGGCTCGTCGCGCACCTCTGCGGCCTGGGCGCGGCGGTCGACACTGACGACTTCCCGGTCCGCGCCGTGCCCGAGGTCTACACGACGCCGACCGTCGTCTGGGGCGAGGATGCGACCTCGACGCGGCTGACCTTCGGCCGTGAGGTCGCTGTCCACCCGGCCTCAACCGACACCCTTCAGACCAGGCGCGGCCCGCTGGGCGTGGCCGGCAGCGGCGACCCAAGCGGCCGGTGGCTGGTAGTGCCCACGGGCGTGAACCCTCTCGACGCCGCCCGCGCCGCCCAGGGCGCCGCGGGTCTGCTGGTGAGCCGCGCCGTCGACGCCGACGGCTGGCAGTACACAGTCCTCGCCGGCCCGGACCCGGGACCGCTGCCCATCCTGACCCTCAACGCCAGCACCCACCACGCCATGCTCGTCGCCGCCACCACCGGTGAGGGCTGGTGCAGCGCGAACACCCCGCTGCGCCGCCGCGACGTCACCGGCACCAACATCCACGCGAGGTTCGCGGCGGCGGCGCCGGATGGGATCGAGGTGTTGCTGACTGCCCACTACGACGGCGTCGGCGACCATCCCGGCCTGCGTCAGCCCGGCGCGTCGGACAACGCCAGCGGCGTCGCCGTGATCCTGGAAGCCGCCCGAATCCTGACCGCCGACCGCCCTGCGGGGGTCGGGCTGGCGGTCGCGTTGCTCGACGCCGAGGAGGTCGGCGCGCTCGGCTCGGCCCACCACAGCCAGCAACTGCACGCGGGCGACGTTCGGCCGCTGGTCATCAACGTCGACGGCGCCGGACTGCTCGACCAGGCCGCAACGGTCGAGGCCGGCGGACCGGCCCACGCGCTGCTCGCCCTACTCGATCAGGCCGGGCGGCACACCGGCCTTGCGCTCGCCGCCGGGCCGGTCGCATCCGACAACCGCCGCTACGCCACCGCCGGTCTCGCGGCGGTGGGCATCGGCGCCGGCATGGGCGGCTACCACAGCCCCGCCGACACCCCGGACCGCGTCGACCCGCACACCCTCGACGCGATCGCCCGCCTCGTTGTCGCCACCGTCTGTCTCGCCGCTTCCGCACCCGATACAGTTTCATCGCCTATCGGCGATAAACGATAG
- a CDS encoding arsenate reductase ArsC, whose product MTDTQAHPHPQMSIDQQLALRTAATRLAEEFTGVYGAETIERFLHTSYDQFATTGSIPHFLPLLAERFARQRLQALARVEGHHHDGRPVALFLCTHNAGRSQMALGFFTHLAGERAVAWSGGSEPGIEVNPAAIAAMAERGIDIAAEFPKPWTDEVIRAADVVITMGCGDACPVFPGTRYENWDLDDPAGRDLADVRPIRDDIERRVRRLLDQLHVARPS is encoded by the coding sequence ATGACTGACACCCAAGCCCACCCGCACCCGCAGATGTCGATCGACCAGCAGCTCGCCCTACGCACCGCCGCCACCCGATTGGCCGAGGAGTTCACCGGCGTCTACGGCGCCGAAACCATCGAACGGTTCCTGCACACCAGCTACGACCAGTTCGCCACCACCGGCAGCATCCCGCACTTCCTGCCGCTCCTGGCCGAACGCTTCGCCCGCCAGCGCCTACAGGCCCTCGCCCGCGTCGAGGGACATCACCACGACGGCCGTCCCGTCGCCCTGTTCCTCTGCACGCACAACGCCGGGCGCTCGCAGATGGCGCTGGGATTCTTCACCCACCTCGCCGGAGAGCGGGCGGTGGCCTGGTCCGGCGGCAGCGAACCCGGCATCGAGGTCAACCCGGCGGCGATCGCGGCGATGGCTGAGCGTGGCATCGACATCGCCGCGGAGTTTCCCAAGCCGTGGACCGACGAGGTCATCCGCGCCGCCGACGTCGTCATCACCATGGGCTGCGGCGACGCCTGCCCGGTCTTCCCCGGCACCCGCTACGAGAACTGGGACCTCGACGACCCCGCCGGGCGCGACCTCGCCGACGTCCGGCCGATCCGCGACGACATCGAACGCCGCGTCCGGCGCCTCCTCGACCAACTCCACGTCGCCCGCCCGTCATGA
- a CDS encoding helix-turn-helix domain-containing protein, translated as MNTELVSLQGRARIHAALGDPARLAIVDTLTLGDASPGEIAHDLQMPTNLVAHHVKVLTDAGLVVRGRSEGDRRRTYLRLRPEALTALTPPPLARVGRVVFVCTHNSARSQLAAALWSERTHTGAASAGTHPADRVHPRAVAVAHRHGLALDPSATSHVADVVRDDDLVIAVCDNAHEELTAPVRPRLHWSVPDPVRLDTDDAFEAAFADLAARVARVAPVITPAMSSGDRHD; from the coding sequence ATGAATACTGAGCTTGTGTCCCTGCAGGGGCGCGCCCGAATCCACGCCGCGCTCGGCGACCCGGCGCGCCTGGCGATCGTGGACACGCTCACTCTCGGCGACGCCTCCCCCGGAGAGATCGCCCACGACCTTCAGATGCCGACGAACCTGGTCGCCCACCACGTCAAGGTCCTCACGGACGCAGGCCTGGTCGTGCGCGGCCGGTCCGAGGGCGACCGCCGCCGCACCTACCTCCGTCTGCGGCCTGAGGCCCTCACGGCCCTGACCCCGCCACCGCTGGCCCGAGTGGGTCGGGTGGTGTTCGTGTGCACACACAACTCCGCCCGCTCACAGCTCGCCGCCGCCCTCTGGTCCGAGCGCACCCACACCGGCGCTGCGTCGGCCGGGACGCACCCCGCCGACCGGGTCCACCCGCGGGCCGTGGCCGTGGCCCACCGACACGGGCTGGCGCTGGACCCAAGCGCCACGTCCCACGTCGCCGACGTAGTGCGCGACGACGACCTGGTCATCGCGGTCTGCGACAACGCCCACGAGGAACTCACCGCCCCAGTACGCCCCCGACTGCATTGGTCGGTGCCCGACCCGGTGCGCCTGGACACCGACGACGCGTTCGAAGCCGCGTTCGCCGACCTCGCCGCCCGCGTCGCGCGCGTCGCGCCCGTCATCACCCCCGCCATGAGCTCGGGAGACCGCCATGACTGA
- a CDS encoding AfsR/SARP family transcriptional regulator, which yields MPTEFGLLGDLQARVDGQPLDVGHVRQRCVLAALLVDVNQVVQVGQLINRVWGELAPAGAQATLYSYLSRLRTCLTLADDIQIIRQSGGYLLAADAASVDLHRFYQLAGLARATPDAGQALRIFEESLNLWRGDPLTPLDTPWANSLRTAWERDRVAVDRDRTDLALRHGQHAALAPYLMARVEDHPLDERLVGQLMLALSRSGLQAEALDQYDRLRWRLADSLGVDPTPELQRLHTDVLKGDTELREPAGAIAAGEATVPRQLPAPPPYFAGRARELAELTRVLSVRDGADQTVAMCAVGGPGGVGKTSLALRWAHDNLTSFPDGQLYVNLRGFDPAGPMAPEVALRGFLDGLRLPAASVPADLDARAALYRSLVAGRKMLILLDNAHGMEQVVPLLPGGPGCVVLITSRVRLGGLITNHGARWLGLDVLDGEEAHELLARLLSRGRTDAEADSLREIVRRCGGLPLALSIIAARAVMQPDLPLDAVTRELREEATRLDALNAGDLTADLRAVFAASQHRLAAAPNRLFLLLALAPGPEIGLAAAARLADLSPSRTRLLLQTLQDHHLVQQHRPERYRLHDLVRLYAADRAHRDQPPELLAAALRRLVEHYLDTARRAARVLDPQREPVVADPASTEETAEEFTGQDEALAWFAREHPMLLAAVEHTATQGLDQHTWQLAWTLETFLDYQGHWRDWAQTQRLALDAARRLHDPLRQAHAHRSLGLAGTQLGLLDDAYDNQRRALELFGELGDEGRQADIARGLGWICHQRGHWAEALDFNQQALTLYQHLDHRPGQAMALNNLGWLHVMLGEHRRALAFCTQAVAVHQEIGDTNAEAGAWDSLGFAHHHLGEYAQAVRCYERALELVRGFHEGFNEADILRHLAETRQAAGDPDGARGCLEAALSLLEQLDHPAVEQVRGDLDRLGEAP from the coding sequence ATGCCCACAGAATTCGGCCTGCTCGGTGATCTCCAGGCACGGGTGGACGGCCAGCCGCTCGACGTGGGGCACGTCCGTCAGCGCTGCGTTCTGGCCGCGCTGCTCGTCGATGTCAACCAGGTCGTCCAGGTCGGACAACTCATCAACCGGGTGTGGGGCGAGCTCGCCCCGGCGGGGGCCCAGGCCACGCTCTACAGCTACCTGTCCAGGCTGCGCACCTGCCTCACGCTTGCCGACGACATCCAGATCATCCGCCAGTCCGGTGGCTACCTCCTCGCCGCCGACGCCGCCTCGGTGGACCTGCACCGGTTTTACCAACTGGCGGGGCTGGCCCGGGCGACGCCGGACGCCGGTCAGGCCCTACGAATCTTCGAGGAGTCGCTGAACCTCTGGCGCGGCGACCCGCTCACCCCGCTGGACACCCCCTGGGCGAACAGCCTGCGGACCGCCTGGGAGCGCGACCGGGTCGCCGTCGACCGGGACCGGACGGACCTGGCTCTGCGCCACGGTCAGCACGCCGCGCTGGCGCCCTATCTGATGGCGCGCGTCGAGGATCACCCACTCGACGAGCGGCTCGTCGGTCAACTGATGCTCGCGCTGAGCCGCTCCGGTCTACAGGCGGAAGCGCTCGACCAGTACGACCGGCTGCGGTGGCGTCTCGCCGACTCCCTCGGTGTCGACCCGACGCCGGAGCTGCAACGGCTGCACACGGACGTCCTCAAGGGCGACACGGAGCTGCGGGAGCCAGCCGGTGCGATCGCGGCCGGTGAGGCGACTGTTCCCCGCCAACTACCTGCGCCGCCGCCCTACTTCGCTGGCCGCGCCCGCGAACTGGCGGAGCTGACCCGGGTGCTGTCCGTCCGCGACGGTGCCGACCAGACGGTGGCGATGTGCGCCGTCGGCGGGCCCGGCGGCGTCGGCAAGACCTCTCTCGCGCTGCGTTGGGCCCACGACAACCTGACCAGCTTCCCGGACGGCCAGCTGTACGTGAACCTGCGCGGCTTCGACCCGGCCGGCCCGATGGCCCCCGAGGTCGCGCTGCGCGGGTTCCTCGACGGGTTGCGGCTGCCGGCCGCCTCGGTCCCGGCGGACCTGGACGCCCGCGCCGCGCTCTACCGCAGCCTGGTAGCCGGCCGGAAGATGCTGATCCTGCTCGACAACGCGCACGGCATGGAGCAGGTGGTGCCGCTGCTACCGGGTGGTCCCGGCTGTGTCGTGCTGATCACCAGCCGGGTACGGCTCGGCGGGCTGATCACCAACCACGGCGCGCGGTGGTTAGGGTTGGACGTCCTCGACGGCGAGGAAGCCCACGAGCTGCTGGCCCGGCTGCTCAGCCGAGGCCGGACGGACGCCGAGGCGGACAGTCTGCGGGAGATCGTCCGGCGCTGTGGCGGGCTGCCGCTGGCGCTGAGCATCATCGCCGCACGGGCGGTGATGCAGCCGGACCTGCCGCTCGACGCGGTGACCAGGGAACTGCGCGAGGAGGCGACCCGGCTCGACGCGCTGAACGCCGGCGACCTGACCGCCGACCTCCGGGCGGTGTTCGCCGCTTCCCAGCACCGCCTCGCCGCCGCACCGAACCGGCTGTTCCTCCTGCTGGCGCTGGCTCCCGGGCCGGAGATCGGGCTCGCCGCGGCAGCGCGCCTGGCCGATCTGTCGCCGTCCCGGACCCGACTGCTGTTGCAGACGTTGCAGGACCACCACCTGGTCCAGCAGCACCGACCGGAGCGTTACCGCCTCCACGACCTGGTACGCCTGTACGCCGCCGACCGCGCGCACCGCGACCAGCCGCCGGAGCTGCTCGCCGCCGCCCTGCGCCGGCTCGTCGAGCACTACCTGGACACCGCGCGGCGGGCCGCGCGGGTGCTCGACCCGCAACGGGAGCCGGTGGTCGCGGATCCCGCGTCGACCGAGGAGACAGCGGAGGAGTTCACCGGCCAGGACGAGGCGCTGGCCTGGTTCGCACGCGAGCACCCGATGCTGCTCGCCGCCGTGGAGCACACCGCCACGCAGGGGCTCGACCAGCACACCTGGCAGCTGGCGTGGACGCTGGAGACCTTCCTCGACTACCAGGGTCACTGGCGGGACTGGGCGCAGACCCAGCGGTTGGCACTGGATGCGGCCCGGCGACTCCACGACCCCCTGCGGCAGGCACACGCCCACCGCAGCCTGGGCCTCGCCGGCACCCAACTGGGGCTGCTCGACGACGCGTACGACAATCAGCGGCGCGCGCTCGAGCTCTTCGGTGAGCTGGGCGACGAGGGCAGACAGGCGGACATCGCGCGAGGGCTGGGCTGGATCTGCCACCAGCGTGGCCACTGGGCCGAGGCACTCGACTTCAACCAGCAGGCCCTGACGCTCTACCAGCACCTCGACCATCGGCCCGGGCAGGCGATGGCGCTGAACAACCTCGGCTGGCTACACGTGATGCTCGGCGAGCACCGGCGGGCGCTGGCCTTCTGCACCCAGGCGGTTGCGGTCCACCAGGAGATCGGCGACACGAACGCGGAGGCCGGCGCGTGGGACAGTCTCGGCTTCGCCCACCATCACCTCGGGGAGTACGCGCAGGCCGTCCGATGCTACGAACGCGCGCTGGAGCTGGTCCGCGGGTTCCACGAAGGGTTCAACGAGGCAGACATCCTGCGCCATCTGGCCGAGACCCGTCAGGCGGCCGGCGATCCCGACGGCGCCCGGGGCTGCCTGGAGGCGGCGCTGAGCCTGCTGGAGCAGCTCGACCATCCGGCTGTCGAGCAGGTCCGAGGCGACCTCGACCGGCTCGGCGAGGCACCGTAG
- a CDS encoding GNAT family N-acetyltransferase translates to MADITVRPMTAGDAGQVLAIYQAGLDSGDASFETTAPTWAQFDAGKLPAHRLVAVGGDGTVIGWVAVSPTSARAVYAGVVEHSVYVDPTARGRGVARLLLDALIASTEAAGVWTIQSGVFGENTASLRLHERAGFRVIGVRERVARHHGRWRDVILLERRSPIIT, encoded by the coding sequence ATGGCCGACATCACCGTTCGCCCCATGACGGCCGGCGACGCCGGACAGGTCCTGGCGATCTACCAGGCGGGTCTCGACAGCGGCGACGCCAGCTTCGAGACCACCGCGCCGACCTGGGCACAGTTTGACGCCGGCAAACTCCCCGCGCACCGCCTCGTCGCTGTCGGCGGCGACGGCACGGTGATCGGTTGGGTCGCCGTCTCGCCCACCTCCGCCCGCGCGGTCTACGCCGGCGTGGTCGAGCACTCCGTCTACGTCGACCCCACCGCCCGAGGCCGCGGCGTCGCCCGCCTCCTGCTGGACGCACTGATCGCCTCCACCGAAGCAGCCGGCGTCTGGACGATTCAGTCAGGTGTCTTCGGCGAGAACACCGCCAGCCTCCGCCTGCACGAGCGGGCCGGTTTCCGGGTCATCGGCGTGCGCGAGCGGGTCGCCCGCCATCACGGCCGGTGGCGTGACGTGATCCTGCTGGAGCGCCGCAGCCCCATCATCACCTGA
- a CDS encoding ArsR/SmtB family transcription factor — protein sequence MSKQAGLLPVIDLTADTPCCPPLAQSRVSAQTAAVLAPAFKALGDPVRLQLMSMIASAKGGEACVCDLTPAFDLTGPTISHHLKTLREAGLVDAERRGTWVYYRARPAVLRQLAGLLSVEPAAVA from the coding sequence ATGTCAAAGCAAGCCGGGTTGCTTCCCGTCATCGACCTCACCGCCGACACGCCGTGCTGCCCGCCGCTGGCGCAGAGCCGGGTGTCGGCGCAGACCGCTGCGGTGCTCGCGCCGGCGTTCAAGGCGCTCGGCGATCCGGTGCGGCTGCAGTTGATGTCGATGATCGCCTCCGCGAAGGGCGGGGAGGCGTGCGTCTGCGACCTGACCCCGGCGTTCGACCTGACTGGTCCGACGATCTCGCACCACCTCAAGACGCTGCGCGAGGCGGGCCTCGTCGACGCCGAACGCCGCGGCACCTGGGTGTACTACCGGGCCCGGCCGGCCGTCCTGCGTCAGCTCGCCGGGCTGCTCAGCGTCGAACCGGCCGCCGTGGCCTGA
- a CDS encoding ArsR/SmtB family transcription factor, protein MGELLDRNTAQQYASWFRALADPTRVQIVEYLARHARPMSVGEVVAAIGLAQSTVSQHLKVLTDVRFVLVEAVGTARHYRINDACVDCFPSAADVVMGRPAPNPNGAC, encoded by the coding sequence GTGGGCGAGTTGCTCGACCGGAACACCGCGCAGCAGTACGCGTCGTGGTTCCGGGCCCTCGCGGACCCGACCCGGGTCCAGATCGTCGAGTACCTCGCCCGCCACGCCCGACCGATGAGCGTCGGCGAGGTCGTCGCCGCCATCGGCCTGGCCCAGTCCACCGTCTCGCAGCACCTGAAGGTCCTCACCGACGTGCGGTTCGTCCTCGTCGAGGCGGTCGGCACCGCCCGGCACTACCGCATCAACGACGCCTGCGTCGACTGCTTCCCCTCCGCCGCCGACGTCGTCATGGGCCGACCCGCCCCCAATCCGAACGGAGCCTGCTGA
- a CDS encoding arsenate reductase ArsC, whose protein sequence is MSDKPSVLFVCVHNAGRSQMAAGWLRHLAGDTVEVRSAGSAPAETINPAAVQAMREVGIDITDQTPKLLEYATAESSDVIVTMGCGDTCPVFPGKRYEDWKLDDPAGKGVDAVRPIRDEIRARVQMLLVDLIPVP, encoded by the coding sequence GTGAGTGACAAACCCAGCGTCCTTTTCGTTTGCGTCCACAACGCTGGCCGTTCGCAGATGGCCGCCGGCTGGCTGCGCCACCTCGCCGGCGACACCGTCGAGGTTCGCTCGGCCGGCTCCGCGCCGGCCGAGACGATCAACCCCGCCGCCGTGCAGGCCATGCGCGAGGTCGGCATCGACATCACCGACCAGACCCCCAAACTCTTGGAGTACGCGACCGCGGAGTCCTCCGACGTCATCGTGACCATGGGCTGCGGCGACACCTGCCCGGTCTTCCCTGGCAAGCGCTACGAGGACTGGAAGCTCGACGACCCCGCCGGCAAGGGTGTCGATGCCGTCCGCCCGATCCGCGATGAGATCCGCGCCCGGGTGCAAATGCTCCTTGTCGACCTCATCCCCGTCCCCTGA